The genomic region aaaaatgagtcAGTTTCATGACGTAGTGATTGTGCTCCCTAACATTTTCTGTGGTTTCCCACTACAGTTATGTCTCTTGAGCAGTCTTGAGTCTGAAAATCCGAGTCCACAGCTGCTACAGGAgtacggtttctctcctgtgtggacctGCATGTGAACCTTGACGTGtccgagctgcctgaatctcaCTCCACACACTTCACACTCGTAGGGCTTCTCCCCTGTGTGGATCCGTAAGTGTCTTCGGTAGCTGGCGTAGATCCTGAAGGCCTTGCCGCACAGCTGGCATTTATGTGGTTTCTCTCCGGAGTGCTGCAGTTTGTGGGACTTGAGAGCCTGATGGACGATGAACGCCTTCCCACACACATCACAAGCGAAAGGCCGTTCCCCTGAGTGGATCCGTCGATGATAATCGTATGTAGCTTTGTAGAAAAAGGACTTTCCACACGTGTCGCAGGTGTACTGCATGTTTCCTGTGTGAATGAGCTCGTGTCTTTTCAGTAAAGACACGGTGTCGAAGCCCTTTCGGCAGGTCTTGCAGCTCAAGGGCGTCACATCGACAGTCGTCCTGTCCCGTCGGTAGATAACTCTGCGGTTCCCTCGTTCTCGAATTTGCCTTCTCATGACGGACCCGTGTTTTTCATGGTGAGGAACTTTCTGGTGTTTCTGCAGCTGGCAGTTGTAGAGaaaagtcttcccacacagGTCACACATGAAGGACTTTGAGGCACCGTGAAGAAGCATGTGAGCCTTCAGCTTGTTGTCCTGGATGAAACTCAGCCCGCAGACTTTACATTTGAACGGTTTTTCACCTGTGTGAATACGAATGTGTCTCTTCAGGTTGTGTTGGAGGGTGAAGCCCGCTCCACACGTCTCACAGGTAAATATTTTCCCTCTGTGGACCGACTGGTGTGCCCTGAGCGATCTCCTCTTTGTAAAAGCTTTGCCACACACCGTGCATTTGTAAGGATGCTCACCAGTGTGAACACTTCTGTGGCACTGCAGCGTGAACGCGTACCTGAAACTCTCCCCGCAGTCCGAGCACTTGTGCGGCTTTTCGGATGTGTGAACGACCTGATGAGCCTGCAGGTTGcgtttcgttttgaagcccttcCCGCAGGTGGAGCAGACGAACGGCCTCGTGCCCGTGTGCACGAGCTGATGAGTCTTCAGgtgcatttttgttttgaatgacTTGTTACAGATCTGGCACTTGAAGGTAACAGACTTCCTCTCCTCGTGTCGCAGCAGGTGATGCTCAAAAGTCGCTGTGTTCCTGAATTTCCTCGGGCACTGGTCGCAGGCGAAGGGTTCTCTGTGAGTGTTCATGTGCTTCTGCAGGTGAAGCTGCCGGTTGAAGCTCTTGTTACAGacgtcacacacaaacaccttcGCTTTCTTCCTCGCTTCTGCTCTCTGGGTGTTctggctgtcagtgtttttggATTCTGCCGTGTTGGTTGTGGAATCATCCTGTGCGGCGTCTAGACAGGAGGGATAATATAAAACGTTACCACACATGTCACAGTTATCATGTCACACATGAatcattatttgatttattttaaatcattgcAAGCCACTGTTACCTGAAAACAATATCTGACCAGGAATAATGCACATCTCAATGTTACATAT from Sparus aurata chromosome 2, fSpaAur1.1, whole genome shotgun sequence harbors:
- the LOC115595544 gene encoding zinc finger protein 708-like isoform X2; amino-acid sequence: MSANVVFYSETKLIVETAIKTAFGVIENAKEENSLKKPNVRRKPELVDIAEVLAREVARKINAIFSQLSSTLLSDNQTLKARVGRLESELTTVTKDYENARLWRENVLSGCPVLFEQSGLIYTLKPFGVLKKKTDQVTEGVTESSPAAGTQSGHDAVLTSCSDGEEATEELNSEAASSTVSRQDAAQDDSTTNTAESKNTDSQNTQRAEARKKAKVFVCDVCNKSFNRQLHLQKHMNTHREPFACDQCPRKFRNTATFEHHLLRHEERKSVTFKCQICNKSFKTKMHLKTHQLVHTGTRPFVCSTCGKGFKTKRNLQAHQVVHTSEKPHKCSDCGESFRYAFTLQCHRSVHTGEHPYKCTVCGKAFTKRRSLRAHQSVHRGKIFTCETCGAGFTLQHNLKRHIRIHTGEKPFKCKVCGLSFIQDNKLKAHMLLHGASKSFMCDLCGKTFLYNCQLQKHQKVPHHEKHGSVMRRQIRERGNRRVIYRRDRTTVDVTPLSCKTCRKGFDTVSLLKRHELIHTGNMQYTCDTCGKSFFYKATYDYHRRIHSGERPFACDVCGKAFIVHQALKSHKLQHSGEKPHKCQLCGKAFRIYASYRRHLRIHTGEKPYECEVCGVRFRQLGHVKVHMQVHTGEKPYSCSSCGLGFSDSRLLKRHNCSGKPQKMLGSTITTS
- the LOC115595544 gene encoding zinc finger protein 708-like isoform X1 gives rise to the protein MSANVVFYSETKLIVETAIKTAFGVIENAKEENSLKKPNVRRKPELVDIAEVLAREVARKINAIFSQLSSTLLSDNQTLKARVGRLESELTTVTKDYENARLWRENVLSGCPVLFEQSGLIYTLKPFGVLKKKTDQVTEGVTESSPAAGTQSGHDAVLTSCSDGEEATEELNSEAASSTVSRQGESLKDAAQDDSTTNTAESKNTDSQNTQRAEARKKAKVFVCDVCNKSFNRQLHLQKHMNTHREPFACDQCPRKFRNTATFEHHLLRHEERKSVTFKCQICNKSFKTKMHLKTHQLVHTGTRPFVCSTCGKGFKTKRNLQAHQVVHTSEKPHKCSDCGESFRYAFTLQCHRSVHTGEHPYKCTVCGKAFTKRRSLRAHQSVHRGKIFTCETCGAGFTLQHNLKRHIRIHTGEKPFKCKVCGLSFIQDNKLKAHMLLHGASKSFMCDLCGKTFLYNCQLQKHQKVPHHEKHGSVMRRQIRERGNRRVIYRRDRTTVDVTPLSCKTCRKGFDTVSLLKRHELIHTGNMQYTCDTCGKSFFYKATYDYHRRIHSGERPFACDVCGKAFIVHQALKSHKLQHSGEKPHKCQLCGKAFRIYASYRRHLRIHTGEKPYECEVCGVRFRQLGHVKVHMQVHTGEKPYSCSSCGLGFSDSRLLKRHNCSGKPQKMLGSTITTS